The sequence below is a genomic window from Brettanomyces bruxellensis chromosome 9, complete sequence.
aaatagaaaaagtCCTGTGTCTCACATACCCCAGTTTTCAATAGGGGCTGAATTTGTGTTCTACTAACTCTAAGTTCACCCAAGCcagttttttttcaggtgagaaaaaaaattagaatgCGAAAAACTTAAAAAAGCGCGTGTTAACTcatgaaaaattcaaaacCTCATTAATCGGCATTTAAGAAAAGTACGTGGCATTATTCAGCAAGAGATATATCTCCGCCTGCCTTTCCCGGTAGCCGCCATCTATTGACGCTACACCATTGGTATGAAAAGCGGAATGTtaattccaaaagaaggTGCTAGGCCCTCTCTTGATTTAAAGATTACCCTCTACACTACAGTATCTATTCTAGCTTGCCCTGTAGCTAAATTTTCTCCGCTTATTTGAATTactgaaaattttattcttttcctcGTATACTCTTGCCTATAGGCACGAAGTTATCCGTTCTATCTTCTCTTATTTCTGCTTCCTCACTCCACTAACAATGTCGTCCACCCTCAAAAGCATACTGGCACTCTCAATCGCAGTTTTTGCACTTTGCTGCTTGATCACTTCTGGCTCCCATATTCCGTACTCACGCATATCCGTGATCTTTCCCGTTTCCCCGTTTATTCCGAACGTAGAATCTCCGTTAACATGGCTGGCTCTCAATTGCGATAGCACTCTGATCGGATTTCCACCGCAATTTTGCACCAATGTTCTAGGTATCACTTCAAAGGCGTCGGCAACTGCTTGATAAGGCCATTGTTGAACAccttcaatatttttggcTCTCTTGCTTAATCCAACACTAACTGCCATCTCTGTAGCTCCACCACCTGGCGAAAGACGAGGTGAAAAGAACACATTTCTTGTAACAGCCATTGCATCATCCAAGTTTCTTTGAATCTCGTTCAAAATATCCTTCGAGGGGCCACGTAAGATAACTGTGCAAGCTTTAGGATCCTTACACTTGGCGATAAACGAGAAGTACTCATCCCCTATGAGCTTCACCTCAAATAACCCGCATTTCTTTCCCACATCTGACTCCTTCAAGTCCTCCACTCTATTCACAATAGTTGCTCCTGTTGCCTTTGCAATTCTATTGTTGTCCGACTTCTTGACTCTTCTAAGCACAGAACAGCCACCTTTCAAAAGATAGTGCTGGGCCAAGTCCGAAACTCCCTTTTCAGTTATAACAAGATCCGGTTTAACCGTCAATATTTGTTCGCACATTGCCTTAACCTGCTCCTCCTCGATCTCAAGGAGTCTGTTCCAGTCCGTGTCTTTAGTAATTTCGAAATTCTCCTTGGATTCCGCCTTCTTGTACTCAAGTGGACAGTCAAGAAGAACAATTCTTGGATTTTCTATCATCCGCTTCATCTTTGGGTGAACCACGTCCTTATTTAAAAGAATTCCGTCCAAAACACGACAGTCCTCAATTTCTCCGCCGGGAATCTTTTCTACACGAACATAACGTTTGATGTCAATCTCTTTGTGATCGCCATCTTCAATCATAACTGTCTTCACAGCCTTCAATGCAAGCTCACACATCTTCTGAGACCATTTGGCAATGTACTTTGTTCCAATCGAAGCAGCAATAAGTTTGATCATTGCCTGCTCATTATTCACGTCAACCGGCATagaaacttcttcaatGATTTCCAATGCATCCGATAATGCCTGCTTTAAGGCCTGGATAATCACCACTGGATGGATA
It includes:
- the CCT3 gene encoding T-complex protein 1 subunit gamma, with the protein product MQAPVVFLNTSTRRQSGREAQIQNITAAKAVADIVRTCLGPKAMLKMLLDPMGGITLTNDGHAILREIDVSHPAAKSMIELSRTQDEEVGDGTTSVIILAGEILAQTFPYIEKNIHPVVIIQALKQALSDALEIIEEVSMPVDVNNEQAMIKLIAASIGTKYIAKWSQKMCELALKAVKTVMIEDGDHKEIDIKRYVRVEKIPGGEIEDCRVLDGILLNKDVVHPKMKRMIENPRIVLLDCPLEYKKAESKENFEITKDTDWNRLLEIEEEQVKAMCEQILTVKPDLVITEKGVSDLAQHYLLKGGCSVLRRVKKSDNNRIAKATGATIVNRVEDLKESDVGKKCGLFEVKLIGDEYFSFIAKCKDPKACTVILRGPSKDILNEIQRNLDDAMAVTRNVFFSPRLSPGGGATEMAVSVGLSKRAKNIEGVQQWPYQAVADAFEVIPRTLVQNCGGNPIRVLSQLRASHVNGDSTFGINGETGKITDMREYGIWEPEVIKQQSAKTAIESASMLLRVDDIVSGVRKQK